From Vigna angularis cultivar LongXiaoDou No.4 chromosome 11, ASM1680809v1, whole genome shotgun sequence:
CTTAAATCGAATAGACAGACATATGGCGAAAAGAATCTACACACAGATATGATAAGCCTAGGCCTAGTGAACTTAGGAAGACACATCTATGAAGACTTGTTAACACACTTTAcctacaaattatttttttcagactaaataaatcaaaagatgttttatttcaattattttgtcTGTCAATTTTTCAGAGAAACGGTATGAGAGAAACCTAAGAcaaacatttcaaaatttaacaaagaatTACTTTCTCTGTTTGAATATGATTGTACAAAGTTTTCcgtaaaaaatataagaaaataaagcttttcgtaatttaaaattcttttatttatatacattttttttaaactaatatataaattaattttattttttctaaattatccAAATACATGCTCTatataaaaaggtttaatgtctccctAAGTCCTTATTTTGGTTCGAAATCTTAAATAGATCCATTTTCTTTTCAGcgtatcaattgggtcctttttattgtaaaattgattcaattagATACCTACCGTTAAATTTAACAAACGGTCGTTTAAGCGATGCTAACGTGGCATAGTCGATTgaagttttttattaaaaaatcagATTGAGGGAAGGGAAAGGggaaactgaaaaaaaaaaaattaagggcACTCGCTGCCGAATCCAGGGATCAAGTGGATCAAAATCCGCGACAGCTCGCTCTTCCTTCTCCGAAGGCTTCGATTTACCTAACTCGTCGAGAAGATCATCGAACGCGGCCGGAGCGAAAACGTCATCGTAGGAGAACTTGGAGGAGCTGTTGAGGCCGGGAACGCTGTCAAGAATGTCGTCGTCGTCATGCATAGGTTTGTCGTAGACCGGTTTGTCATGAGCCGGGAGGTTAACGGACTTGGAGCGGAAATCGGCGGAGCCTCGAACATGGAGTCGAAGTCATAGGACGCGTTTGACTTGCTACCGCCGTTGAAGAGATCGTCAAAGGAAGCGGCGTTGACAGAGTCGTGGCCAACCAAAGAATTAGAAGCTCGAGCGGACAGTGAACCTAAATCGAAGTTGACAGAAGATGAATTGTTGGACGAAGCTTTAGATGCTCCCATTGGCGCCGATTTTCCTTAGGGTTTGAACCTGAAATCGCTGGTTAAGAGACCATCGAAATTGTTCatcgagagagagagagagagagagagagagagagagagagagagagagagagagagagagagagagagagagagagagagagagagagagagagagagagagagagagagagagagagagatctTATGTGCGATGGTATCCTCCGCGTACTGTGTTGGATATGCGGGAGGGTTCAATGAAGAGAGAACGTCACAGAGgatataaaaaattgtacaaACTAACCTACGTTTCACTCTAAcgtcttttttttaattcattttttatttatgtattctCCTTTCATCTTCTACTTCTTGTTGCTTAATACTGCCTCAGTTAGGTCGTCTTCTTCTTGCTTTGTCTCTTCACTTTTTCTGCTTTTCCATctgtattaaaaaatttgcaTCACAGTATTCGTCAAATTCTGTTTGGTGCTATTTTGGGATCGAATCATGTATGTTATGGATTCTTCACCCACGAACCTTGACACTTCCAATCGAACAAAGAACGCGATTTTTCCCCATTAAACGAACCCTGATAAATCTGAGTTGCATATCTCAATTGAAGGGACTGccgttaaatttttttcatttttccccCTTTGTCCTTCTGCGCTTCTCTCAATCTGATTTCACCTCTctccatataaattttttaatagaaaactCAATTTTAATGCCACGTGTGATAACTCATTCAACTGACCATGCCACGTTACGTTATCAAAACTTAAACGACCGTTTGTTGGATTTGACGGTAGGTCtttaattgaatcaattttacaataaaagggacccaattgatacgctgaaaaaaaaaaggaatctATTTAAGATTTGAGACCAAAATAAGGACCCCTTTAGACATTaaaccatataaaaaaaattaatatttgggTCTTTTGGATTTTCGGCAAGCCAATAGAAACTTAAAGAACGGCTAGTGGAACACAATCTACAGTGTTCTGTTCTGCTTCAAATGGTGCTTCAAGCGGCACGTCACATTTTCCACTAAGAAATCCATCACAAATTTTAACCCAAAGTCGATAATGTTATTTTTAGGGTTTAATGTTGTTTAAGTTCTGAAATTCAAAAGAAACTTATCAGAGTAATTCCCAACATTTTTTTAacgtactttttttttcataactctTTTGTTGGTGGAGATTAATGAAAACTCAACTCAGGAAAGAATCTCTAAACAAAATGCTAGTCTCCcacttttatgatttttaataaatttcattagaagaaaacttttaaatgaagaccaattttaatgaaaaaattatatttagggactgatttcttaataaaaactaatttagagataattttttttaaccaaaactttgatatttaatattatttaatattagtgactaatttagatattaatttataataaaagttattttagcTACAAATTTAAAACCaactataattttttgaaactaatttagttattaataatttttatctaaattggtcactaaatatttgataactaaattttgtcattattcaatgattgtttttaatatttctacTAATAAAGAAAAGAGTTTACTCAAAATAATATAGTGTGCTAGACAATATGTTTTTAGCATCAATCTATATTGAGATTTGATCTCtccaatgaaaaaaagaaatatcatcACAGTGGAGATTGACAAAACTTATTGAAGTGGAAACATGTCTAACAAAAATCTTTAGCAAATTATTATATGTGGTTATGTCACAATCTTTGTTAACCTCACTTGTCTTTAGAGATTACAATggatgttttttcttttaaattatagagactaacaatttctttttaaaagttactaagcaaaaaacaaatttatttcaaattatagtAACAAGAAACAATCAGATCTAttcttatttacaaattttagaaCTTTTGTTATCGTTTTATCCTTTTCAGATGTCTCTATCATgtcatttattttatcttatatttcttATTGTGTTCCCTCTTTTTGTTAATTGACATTATTGTGAAAATAACATTCTTGGTCTAAATTAAACGAAAAGTTTGGTTGAGTTGGTggaatttcaattaaatatagcCAATAATGTTAGCTAGGGTGTGTCACCACATTCTTAATGCACAAAATCATGTAATTCAATAACAAAGTCAACTTATCAAGTTATCTTGTAGTTGATAAGAAAAAAGAGGGGACATTTTCACATGACTGGTTATTAATTATTAGTaaggattaaaaataaatgaataattgaaGTTTTCATACATATCCACTTTTTTATGTCACTtgtacactagtacaaaatatacttttaaactcgcacaaatAGACCTCTTTTTATACAAAACCGCTGCCTATTCAGACACGGTGGCAGTTTCGTAATTAACgagaccttataggcctcggttcagacGAGACCGATGCCAAAAAGAGATATCACTTCGGTTATGAAGGCAACCGGTGCCTAATTATCAGTGTCTGACGCAGTTTCTGACGCGGTTAAGAGAAACCCGAAGTGAAAGAAATATACGGCATCGGTTGGTaggaaggaccgaggcataagCCTCTACTGCTCAGACCCGAGGCATAAGCCTCTACTGCTCAGAcccgaggcatataagcctcTCTTTTTTTCCCCAAAATTTTCCCCAAGTTAACCTAGCTCCCTCCGCACTCTCGCCTCCCCTGgctctccctccctccctccctccctcccctggccctccctccctccctcccctggccctccctccctccctcccctggctctcgcctcccctcccctcccctcccctcgctctcgcctcccctggctctcgcctccctcccaGGCTCTCGCCTCCTCTCGCTCTTGGATTCTCCTCTCGCTCTCGCTTCTTCCTTACCTTACCCCCACGAACCTCCCACAACTAAACCACACCACGCCACTGCCAGCCCCAGATCTGCCACCGTTTCCGTAAAGAGCACGCGATGAAGAGGAAGGAGAGGCATCGCGTAGTCGGCGGCGGCGGAGGAAGAGCAGCGCGCGACAGAGGAGTGGACAATCTCCGATGAGATGCGGCGGCTGGAGGAGAATATCGGCATGGCGGTGGCGGATGCGGAGGGCGCGGCGGAGGAGGAGAAGCGACGGAGGCAGCGACGATTGAGGTGGCGGAGGAGGAAGCGACAGTGATGAGAATGCTGGGATTGAGGCTCTGTAACGGAGAAGAACGGTGCGGGGATGGGGGCCTTGTGGCGGAGGCGGATGCAGAGGGCGCGGGGGCGAATGCGGAGGGCGCGGAGGCGAATGCAGAGGATgtggcggaggaggaggagaagcgacAGAGGCAGCGGTGATGGCGGAGGCGGATGCGGCGATTGAGGTGGCGGAGGCGAATCCAAAAGCTTTTTTTTCcagatttcatttctttttgttttgaattgaatctgagttcattttgaattgaatctgaGTTCACATCgaagatttgattttgttttgatttgtttggtTCCTTTGTTAAATTGAATCTGACTTTACTTGTtaaattgatttgttgaattgaatctgagaaGGATCCTTTGTAccaaaaaatttgttttgtcTGCCATTGAAGCGTGATTTAAGcttgtttggtttggtttgtttgtgaaatttttttgtcaagaaGCTTGAGGCACCAAAATGATAGGAATggctaaagaagaagaaaaaaaaataaaaaaaggaccctactgcctcggttcaggctccaaccgaggcagtaaagggAGTGAAACGATTTCGGTTATTAGAACCGAGGCCTAATGGTATCATTATATGTCCCGTTttaaaaccgaggcataaagtacaccgctttttacctcgcctgaatatgTCTCGGTTCAGGAACCGGTGCCTATCAGCAAAAATAACCGGTGTCATTTCTCTTAACTGTACTAGTGGTACTAAAACCAATCGACACTTCAGAATGCATGCATGGCACACGAAAAGAGATTTGTGTGCACAGGTAGAAAGTGAGAGGccattacaaaataaagtttacGCAAAACCTTGTGTTTTGCAATGAAATTAAGTTCTGGATTGGAAAGCTCTCGATGAAGGctgttgttttttcttttactggGTTTTGACAAGGAATATCAGTTTGCAAAGCTGTGAAATGCATGTTTTAATACTTATTATATCAAAAGTAGTGCCTATTTGAAAGACACATATAGATTAACTTCAATTCATTtttgaagtaatttttttatttattaaataaataggTTGAAAAGTTTTAATCTTAAAAGTTCTCCACGTAAATTAGGTTAAGTTCATCGGTAAAGGATGTTTAGATTCactataacattaaataatattttaattaacttttagatATCTTAATTGCATGAGATATTTGGTGAATTGAAACGAACGAAATAGAAGGGAATGAACCAATTAAACATACAAACAAAACACAGATTAAAAGGGAAAACACATAACCATGGATGTGAATCAAGTTATGAACGTGagtggaaaaaaaaagtgagaatcAAATGGACGAGTGGAATTGATAGATGAAGCCATGCTACTTGGGAATAATGTCAAGATTAGTGAAGAAAAGTCGTCACTTGATTTAAACACTCAAGATAAGACCTAGGAGAGAGGTTGGGCACTCTCCTGTCTCATAGAAAAGTGCAAAGAAATTATCAATTCAATATTATCAAATCTGTTTCACAAAGAAAGACAATCCCTAATTATAATGGAGGGTCAACTGACCTAAAATTAGGTCACACTAAGCAAGGTTTAACTATTAATTAATATGTACTAAtagaagaaaagtaaaacaatACGTGCTACCCTTATAGAACGCGTACACGCTCGTTGGGAGTCATTCTCAAAGTTGGGCATCACTTCTGGCATAGGAAAACAATTGGCCACTGGCTTCGGCCTCGTCGAGCGCCCTTTTGTCATTGCGAGACGTCGCCATTGGCCACCACTTATTCTACAACTTCTTGTTAGCCACTAACATGGATGGCGTTCGGTGCAAATTCTCCACACTAGGTGTGAATTGCCTCTACAACTATTGCATTGGGTGTCACTCCCTTTCATGTGCTTCCTTCAATGATGTTAAACCAATCTTTTGGACTTGATTAGGCTCTCATGAGTCCAACTCAACCCAACCTAACTTGGACTCACCTTAATCTTGCATCACTTATAAGCTTAGTTTGCGTTAGCATTTGTTAACTTAGATTCAACTTGATTTATACTCAACATAACATTGACTTAACCATGATCCAACTTGACCAAACATGACTTGAGCTCAACATGGTTCAAATCATCCTAACATGAGCCTAACACAAACTAATTTATACTTGCGCTAACAAATTCTTGCTTGAATTTGACCaaaacctaactcaaccttcCGTGAATAAGGTTGAACCTGATTTGAGCTTACTCAACTTAGTATAACTTGAACTCAACTTTACTTGGTCTAACCTCAAATCAAGCTAATTTGACCCAACCTTGCTTTAGCTTAATTTGGATAACCCAACTAAGGCCAAAAAAAAACTGACTCAACTTGACCTAATATCTTATTGCTCAATGTTGGTCTAACCTAGGTCAGGTTTATCTTAACCCAATCTAACATAGGTTAATCTAGATATAGCCCAATAATGGCCCGACTCAACTTAACACAACATGAGCCCAACCTAACTTGACTTGGACTTGACTTGGACTTGACCTAATATTACCATACTGAATTAGGCCTTATGTAGCTTGACCTAGACCTGGTCTAACTCCACATGACTTAAGCCTAGCTTGACATGGCCTACTATAGTCCACTTTGACTTAACCTAACCTGAGTCGAGTTCATCCCAACCCAAACTAGGCTTATCTCAACCTAACTCAAGGTTAACTTAAGTCTAACCTAACTTAGCTTGACTTGAACTTTACCTTACTCAACCTAACAATGACTCAATTTAACTCAACTTAACCTGAACCAATCTCGACCAACTTAACAAGGTCCTAACCCGACTTGACCTAACCTAATCTGATTTGACTTGACTTAGTCCACTTTGACCAGTTTGACTTGACTTAACTTGACCATTTGTAGAATTGAGTTTATATTTGCATTGTATAAATGCATTTCAtgtgtataaatattattttaggtcaatatttttcatttttattcataaatgactattaattatgattattttgaCCTCATTTTGTGTTGACTTTTTAGTTCagtaaactatttttatttgtggcttgatattatgatatttttgtacTTTATCCACatgaagttttaaaattatgtaatacaattgttggaagtcccacattaaCTAGAGAAAagaccaatttaaaatatatataagtgggtgcaaaccttaccttacaagtcaattttgtgagggttgagttaagtttaaagtgCACTTCTTAACTAGGCTTAAAGTCCTCTAGGGTTTCTTTCCatcttaattagtttaataCATGGATAATTTATACATTGttaaaagtgaactttaagcctaaatCAACCCTAGAGAACCGGTTTATAAGATGAGATTTGCACACacctatatattataaattagtcttatctctagtcgatgtgagacttcaaacataaataacagtgtaaaaagtataataattataaaaataatcaaaaaaattattttaataaatatcaattttcattttactactaatttatactaattttcctttttagttTCACtcatcttttaaattaaaataactatgttgtcttttattttagatattaaaataaatttaactgcttttcaatttaaattaatgtttatatatagTAAGAAAAGGACACACATATATTttcactaataataataataaaatattcatgaaAACGGTTACATTAAATGCTTGTAGATATGGTTTTAGTCTTTTAAATATCTTGCTTTTGGTCGTTACAAATTTCTGTTTGACTTTTGTTTCTTGcaactcttattttattttatccttcataatttattttagtcttttcaataaatatatccTTTTAGTTTAATTCCTGTTATATTTATgagaataaataatttacataaaacgatcaaaaatgaatatttcaaatggattaaaacaatataaaattcaaactttttttacagaaatcaaaagtaaaaaaaaatttaaggaaaACATATTGAATagaattatatttcaaatacaaAAACATGTGCATTTTAGATATACACATCTATCCAACTAAGTTGACCTGTAAACAATTGATCAAACTTAACCATCGGGGTTGCATAGAACAAACTCAAGAAGGAGAAAGTCATCCAAATGCAGATTACAAAACGTAAATAATGAACAAAAGAAGATCTTTTAGATGTTGTGAACATCTTCATGTTTGTCTTAAATATATTGACCACACTACATAGTGTAAACCATCCTCATTACAGTCTCAATATGGGAAACATCATGCAGACCTTTTCTCATTACAGTAAACTCTTTTAAACAAAACcagttataataaaaaatgaaaggtAGATGTTTTCATATAATGCCATGACTCTTcaagaaacataaaatatagaaatgCATCACATCTACAACATACAAATCATATtgaaataaatgtatatattgtCAATTAATGACCCATCAAAGGATGTGAAAATGTTTCTCCAAGCCTCTAAACCTTACCATAGAAAGATTAAACTCTATATGGAACTGAAAAATAGAGGCAGATTATAAATTCTAACTAAGCAAAGCTAAACTAATAGAAGTTAGAAAACCACAACATTGCTCAATTTCTGAGTTGCTGCCTAATGCTCTCAACCCTCCTTGAACAGGGTCTGGGAGGAATTTCATGACTTTGTTCATCAACTTTCAAGTTGCCACTGTCATGGACATCTGAATTGCCATATATTGTTGTAAGACTTTCATTTGTGACCTGTCCTTCACAAACTGGACATTGTTTTGCCTTTGCATAAGTACATGTCAATGGCAAGTTGTGAAAGCAAGGCCAACAAAACAAGTGACCACAACAAGTCAAAACAGGATCCTTTGCCCTCTTCAGGCACACATTACAGTGAAACAACTTTGCAGGAAAACCTTCACCTTCATTGTTTCTCAATCCCAGTGCATCAGCAACCAAATAACTAGCCTTTCTTTTACCCTCTGTCTCTTGTATAATTTCTCCTTCAAAATCACCATCAGGCACCGTTTCTTCATCTTGAAGATGAGCAACTGTCACCACTTCTCCATCCTCCTTAACTATCTGAATCGGAGCATGACTCAGTCGTCGCCTCTGACGTTGCCTTGCCCTAAAAGCTGCACCTTCTAGCCTTCTCAGTCGCTCTTTTATTCCATCCAAATCTTCATTCAGATCAACCTCCATTGCAAACTTCAATCATGTGCACTCACCTTAATCATTTCAATTGCATCAATCTCCTATAACACAATATTCTAAACCAATATAGAATGAATGATAATCAAGAACACAAACAATATCGAATGGCAATCAAGAACgcaaacaatatcaaataatttcaaacataaaattcatAACGTTCAATGACACCACTGATAAGATCTAtcactctttcttttatatattttagtttctgTCTGATTCACTCTTGCTTCCACTCGTGTACTTTTGAACAGGTGCTCGTTCTTCTTTTCCCCTTTtgtaataaaaccctaaaattcgAACGAatggaaaacaaacaaaaaatgtaCAGAAACCATGGTAGATTAAAACCCCTATTACAGTAAACCATGCACGTAGAAAGAATTCCACAATGAAAGAGAAAACTGGTTCGACGAAAGAGTAGAGAAATTACCTAAAACGTTAATATGCCATGAACAAGGTGGTTGTGATTGATCTAAGTTTGTTAGATCAAAATTGGCGTAAGGTAatgaataaaatcataaatgaatGGGAACATAAAGTTGAACTGCGTGAtgctgaaaaagaaaaatgtcgTGTTGCGATAGGAGTACGAGAAATAGGGTTTGGGGATCGGATGTGTCCACCACATAAAGTtttaggaaaatgatacttgatcAACagaatttgacaacattttgacacggGACATGTGTCAAAATGGTAGTGGTCCACGTGGAAAATGATTTGAGAATTTTTAATGATGTGGAAAGAGAGTCTACAGAGAGGTTTGAAATTTCGGGGTTTCATTTTCAGTTTTCACATTTTGAATTTGGGACATTggtagagagagaagagaagcttGAGAGAGAGCGAAAACCCTAGAGTGAGAGTGCGTCTTCCTCCAACCAGCCACAAGTGCCGCCGGAGTCCGTCTTCTTCCACCCAGCCAGCCAGTTTCAATTCAGGGTCGCCGCAGCTCCGGTGTTGGCAGACGAAACGAAGACGACATCGTCTTCCCTCCGCCCAGCCAACTAAGGGCGCATTTAATCTCGATTCCTCCCACCCGCTTCCTTCCCTGTGTCGGAGCCTTGCGGTGGCTGCCGGAGTGTCGTCGGACCCTTTCAAGGTATGGTTTAGTGTGGGTTGAAGTTGTGTAGAAGATTTAGTGGTTGATGGCATTTTTGGGTGGAAAGtatgaagtttttttctaatttttttgacCATTTACTGGTTTAGTTCTTTTGACAcaattattatgccatttatatacaattccatGTCCAATGAACcattttttgtaaaactcatggtgcagaaactgCAATAgtagcaaagacaaaataagtgagGACTTCAGCCAAATGTTTTGCACAACCAAGTCAACTACGTTGCAGGTACAACACTTGCACACTCCAAGccaaccaaacttgtaagtttttaatgcttatttctgcaaataaaaaattttattgtttcattgatatgttaaataacattatttgtattttggactttgtTTGATGTCGATATGATTGTggagttattgttttgaaatttatgaaGTTGTGGGATGTCGCTGAGGAATACGAAAGCAACACAATGCCCACCTATAGAAATGTAAggtataaaaattttcatttttgggaGCTTTGATAGAAGATGttgcattttattgatatattgtgCATTTATCTCTTTGCAGGAGGAACAGCAACAGGTTAGGGAGaaatatgtttgtgattggatCTTGGATGTGGACAATGTGCGGAGGGATGAAGTATTGCAAGATTAAGGCCTTATGTAGATATCGTTGAATACGAATTTTTGCAATGTGATTGATGTTTTGTTTACAACTTTTTGAATATGTATTGATGAGGtctaaatatacatattttttgttaGAAACGTTCAAAGAAATGTATTGATTACATTTAttgataatcaaatttaaagatgAGAATGATCATTGTTTACGATGTATGTACTGTAGTCCCTATAaaatttggatgtcattatTTAGGAAATTTTGTATGTATAGGGTTCTATGTAGAAGTAGAATAAATGATGAACTGTGCATTAAGTATGAACAAAAGAATTGTGCAaaggaaacaatatttgtaaaactcatggtgcagaaacaacTTTGGtaacaaaggaaaaataagtGGACACTTCAGGCAAAGTTTTTGCACAGCGAGATCAACTATGACaatgacattcattttgaagtttcaatttcttccttagcaatatttaaacataaaagtgtTGTTAAGACCattattatgacatttatatacaatttcatgtccaagaaaataatatttgtaaaactcatgtgCAGAAACAGTTTTTgtaacaaaagcaaaataactGGGGATttcaggcaaaggttttgcacaACGAGGTCAACTATGAAACTGATATTCATTTtcaagtttcaatttcttccttaacaatatttgaacataaaagtgatgttgAGACCTTTATTATGACATTTGTATACAATTCCATGTCCaaggaaacaatatttgtaaaactcatggtgcaaaAACAACTTtggtagcaaagacaaaataagtggggACTTCAGACAAAGATTTTGCATAACCAGGTCAACTATGAAAATGACATTCAATTtgaagtttcaatttcttccttaacaatatttgaacataaaagtgTTGTTGAGACCattattatgacatttatatacaattccatgtccaaggaaacaatatttgtaaaactcatgtgTAGAAACaaccactagtacaaaatgtgcttttaaactcgcacaatagaccTCTCTTTACACCAAACCGCTGTCTATTCAGACACGGTGGCAGTTTCATAATTAATgagaccttataggcctcggttcagacTAGATCGGTGCCAAAAAGGGCTACCACTTCGGTTGTGAAAGCAACCGGTGCCTAATTAGTGGTTTTTTACACGGTTTCTGACGCGATTAAGAGAAACCCGAGGTGGAAGGGGTATATTGCATCGGTTGGTAGGAAGGACTGAGGCGTATAAGCCTCTACTACCTCAGGCCCAAGAAGGACTAAGGCATATAAGCCTCTATTTCCCAAAATTTTCCCCAAATTGAACGAAAACCTAgccccctcgctctcgcctccctcccctcggtctcgcctccctcccctcgaTCTCGCCTCCCTCGTTGTCGCCTCCCTCGCTGTCGCCTTCCtcccctcggtctcgcctccctcgctgTCGCCTCCCTCGCTCCGTCGctctctcggtctcgctctcTTGCTTCGTCTCTCTCTCGGTCTCACTCTCTCGCTCCGTCGctctctcggtctcgctctGAAGACTACTGCTCCAAAATCTCCTGCGAGTGCGTCGCCTCTGGAGGGAAGAGCAAGCGGTGGTGGTGCGTCAATGGTGGCGGCGGTgatagtggtggtggtggtggtcagattagggtttttctgatgttgatggtggtggtgcgaattagggtttgatgacggcggaggagaaggagaagcgGCGGAGGCAAATGCGGAGGGCGGAGGAACGATGCTCATGAGCGCCCCTTCTGGTAGCTGCTTCGGGTTTCAGGCAGCTGTGACCGTCGCTGGAGAGCTTTTGACCGTAGCTGCTTTGGGTTTTGCATTTGGTTTCAGTAGAGTTTTGCATCAGTTGAGTTTTGcattttgttgaattg
This genomic window contains:
- the LOC108333776 gene encoding E3 ubiquitin-protein ligase RMA3, whose product is MEVDLNEDLDGIKERLRRLEGAAFRARQRQRRRLSHAPIQIVKEDGEVVTVAHLQDEETVPDGDFEGEIIQETEGKRKASYLVADALGLRNNEGEGFPAKLFHCNVCLKRAKDPVLTCCGHLFCWPCFHNLPLTCTYAKAKQCPVCEGQVTNESLTTIYGNSDVHDSGNLKVDEQSHEIPPRPCSRRVESIRQQLRN